One segment of Triticum aestivum cultivar Chinese Spring chromosome 2A, IWGSC CS RefSeq v2.1, whole genome shotgun sequence DNA contains the following:
- the LOC123191790 gene encoding uncharacterized protein, whose product MAPAVREAAGAEIFLPPRIEDSAKKRAKSSDGRFAGSTTDALIYASGPSVKLPFLNRHKRKARETLAQQPLLPARAAISSPCPPRASPRPQRDLFSLPATRRAAFPTLAVQHRDPYPRRAAFPTRAVRHRDPYPCRAAPRPLPAPRRLPYLRRAAPRSLLARRRAAPRRLPFVLLVLGAATDAKPYGLTTSVRETKASGHSGAPIREPPKKRTKTTKTVELSIVPCEDGVPTRICFPPSKSLETTTKKGGNMLTLVLEH is encoded by the exons ATGGCGCCAGCTGTGAGGGAAGCGGCTGGGGCTGAAATTTTCCTCCCTCCAAGGATAGAGGATAGTGCAAAAAAAAGGGCGAAATCCT CGGACGGCCGGTTTGCAGGATCTACCACAGATGCTCTTATATACGCATCTGGACCGTCCGTTAAGCTCCCGTTTCTTAACCGGCACAAAAGAAAAGCACGCGAGACCCTCGCGCAGCAGCCTCTCCTCCCTGCCCGCGCCGCCATCTCTTCTCCCTGCCCGCCACGCGCCTCGCCGCGCCCGCAGCGCGATCTCTTCTCCCTGCCCGCCACGCGCCGCGCCGCCTTCCCTACTCTCGCCGTGCAGCACCGCGACCCCTACCCGCGCCGCGCCGCGTTCCCTACCCGTGCCGTGCGGCACCGCGACCCCTACCCGTGCCGTGCAGCACCGCGACCCCTACCCGCGCCGCGCCGCCTTCCCTACCTGCGCCGTGCAGCACCGCGATCCCTACTCGCgcggcgccgcgccgcccctcgccgccttcCCTTCGTCCTACTCGTGCTGGGCGCCGCTACCGACGCCAAACCCTACG GATTGACGACAAGTGTCAGAGAGACTAAAGCCTCAGGTCATAGTGGTGCGCCAATTCG agaaccaccaaagaaaaggaCAAAGACAACCAAAACAGTTGAGTTATCCATTGTGCCTTGCGAAGATGGAGTACCAACAAGAATCTGTTTTCCCCCAAG CAAAAGCTTGGAAACTACAACCAAAAAAGGGGGAAACATGCTAACTCTAGTGCTGGAGCATTAA